The following proteins are encoded in a genomic region of Maribacter hydrothermalis:
- a CDS encoding alpha-L-fucosidase translates to MNKSPVNTIASMLKFFMLLLLVFSCGENTKSSILYKTDSTIEIDEDDNKDSVLLKASHVIPTKNQMNALRDEFIAFVHFGPNTFTELEWGNGMEDPKVFNLENLDTDQWCRAMKDAGMKKVIFTAKHHDGFVLWQSRYTLHGVMSSPFQNGEGDILRELSQSCKKYGIKLGVYLSPADLYQIENKEGLYGNLSEYTLRTIPRPVEDRPFENKNTFEFEVDDYNEYFLNQLFELLTEYGPIDEVWFDGAHPKRKGGQQYNYRDWKKLINELAPNAVVFGKEGTRWCGNEAGGTRDTEWNVVPYNEDPRTMNLFADITAEDVGSIDRLMEGKYLHYQPAETNTSIREGWFYRNENEQKVRNTDDVFDIYERSVGGNSIFLLNIPPNREGKFSEQDVQVLKETGQRIEETYGTNLLENAKGYNNVLDEDEDTFLVLNDDKLTLEFELPKDIKINRFVIQEDVKRHGERVSRHALDAWVNNQWTEILTSTNIGYKRILRFPEVTTNKLRLRILDFRATPVIQHVSAHYYKTRPPVLEIKRSKEGMVNIAPKMADFKWNPNGENPGENLNKGLKIVYTTTGEVPDINSAEYIEPFQFADGNIKAVAILNEELGSVSDYTFGILKENWKILNVDSELKEHTVDMLMDENTGTFWQADENSYGNHFVSLDIGEETEISAFKYTPPTDFNSGMFEKGTIYSSLDGKSWKEIESFEFGNLINDPTPRTHKFKTAFSTRYLKLESDEITGSNTSSAIAELDFYKN, encoded by the coding sequence ATGAATAAATCGCCAGTGAATACAATTGCCTCAATGTTGAAATTTTTCATGCTTCTTTTGCTTGTTTTTTCATGTGGCGAGAATACGAAGTCTAGTATATTGTATAAAACTGATAGTACAATTGAAATAGATGAGGACGACAATAAAGATTCGGTATTGCTAAAGGCTTCACATGTCATTCCTACAAAAAATCAAATGAATGCTTTAAGAGATGAATTTATAGCATTTGTTCATTTTGGACCAAATACGTTTACGGAATTGGAATGGGGAAATGGCATGGAAGATCCTAAGGTTTTTAATCTAGAAAATTTAGATACCGACCAGTGGTGTAGGGCAATGAAAGATGCTGGGATGAAAAAAGTAATTTTTACGGCAAAGCATCACGATGGTTTTGTATTATGGCAAAGTAGGTATACTCTACATGGGGTTATGTCTTCGCCTTTTCAAAACGGAGAAGGAGATATTTTAAGAGAACTGTCTCAATCATGTAAAAAGTACGGAATAAAACTAGGTGTTTATTTGTCACCTGCAGATTTGTATCAAATAGAAAATAAGGAAGGTTTATACGGAAATTTAAGCGAGTATACGTTACGAACTATTCCAAGACCAGTTGAAGATAGACCGTTTGAAAATAAAAATACTTTTGAATTTGAAGTCGATGACTACAATGAATATTTTTTGAATCAATTATTTGAACTGTTAACTGAATATGGTCCAATAGATGAGGTTTGGTTTGATGGTGCGCATCCAAAAAGAAAAGGAGGGCAACAATATAACTATAGAGATTGGAAGAAGTTAATTAATGAGCTTGCTCCAAATGCGGTAGTTTTTGGAAAGGAAGGTACGCGTTGGTGTGGCAATGAAGCTGGGGGAACAAGAGATACGGAGTGGAACGTTGTGCCCTATAATGAAGATCCAAGGACAATGAACTTATTTGCAGATATAACCGCAGAAGATGTTGGAAGTATAGATAGGCTTATGGAGGGTAAATATCTACATTACCAGCCAGCAGAGACAAACACATCTATTAGAGAGGGTTGGTTTTATAGAAATGAAAACGAACAAAAAGTTAGAAATACCGATGATGTTTTTGATATCTACGAAAGGTCCGTTGGCGGTAATTCAATTTTCTTATTGAATATACCCCCAAATAGAGAAGGAAAATTCTCAGAACAAGATGTACAAGTTTTAAAAGAAACGGGCCAAAGAATAGAAGAGACCTATGGTACTAATTTATTAGAAAATGCCAAAGGATATAATAACGTTTTAGATGAAGATGAGGATACCTTTTTAGTTTTAAATGATGATAAATTAACGCTTGAATTTGAACTTCCAAAGGACATCAAGATCAATAGGTTCGTTATCCAAGAAGATGTGAAAAGACATGGTGAACGTGTGTCCCGTCATGCATTGGATGCATGGGTAAATAACCAATGGACAGAGATTTTGACAAGCACAAATATTGGGTACAAAAGAATTCTTAGATTTCCCGAAGTAACAACGAATAAATTACGGTTACGTATACTAGATTTTAGAGCTACACCGGTTATTCAACATGTTTCTGCCCACTATTATAAGACAAGACCCCCTGTTTTAGAAATAAAGAGGTCCAAGGAAGGCATGGTAAACATCGCTCCAAAAATGGCCGATTTTAAATGGAATCCAAATGGCGAAAATCCAGGTGAAAATCTAAATAAGGGATTAAAGATAGTCTATACAACAACAGGTGAAGTCCCCGATATAAATTCTGCAGAATATATAGAACCATTTCAGTTTGCAGATGGTAACATAAAGGCGGTAGCCATTTTAAATGAAGAATTGGGGAGTGTATCAGATTATACTTTTGGTATTCTTAAAGAAAACTGGAAAATTCTTAATGTAGATAGTGAACTAAAAGAACATACTGTTGACATGCTAATGGATGAAAATACAGGAACGTTTTGGCAAGCTGATGAGAATAGTTACGGCAATCATTTTGTTTCTCTAGATATAGGAGAAGAAACTGAAATTAGTGCTTTTAAATATACACCACCAACGGATTTTAATTCTGGAATGTTTGAAAAAGGAACTATTTATAGTAGTCTTGACGGTAAAAGTTGGAAGGAAATAGAAAGTTTTGAGTTTGGCAATTTAATTAATGACCCAACACCTAGAACACATAAGTTTAAAACCGCTTTTTCTACTAGATATTTAAAATTAGAAAGTGATGAAATTACAGGTTCGAATACCTCTTCTGCCATAGCGGAACTAGATTTTTATAAGAATTAG
- a CDS encoding pyridoxamine 5'-phosphate oxidase family protein, translated as MRKNLDKTECKALLAQNYIGRLAYVSGGYPHIVPITYFYDSDTNTITSYSSEGHKIHEMRKNKAVCLFIDEIASITNWKSVLLQGTFEELSSIDAKHMLHEFSVGVKKVISDNYGEHPKYISEFSAKIDAEDTPIIFRIHINEITGKIRQTIK; from the coding sequence ATGAGAAAAAATTTGGATAAAACGGAATGTAAAGCATTATTGGCGCAAAACTACATTGGTAGACTGGCTTATGTTTCTGGTGGATACCCACATATTGTACCTATAACCTATTTCTACGATTCGGATACGAATACCATAACCAGTTATTCATCCGAAGGTCACAAGATTCACGAAATGAGGAAAAATAAAGCTGTTTGCCTGTTCATCGATGAAATAGCCTCAATTACAAACTGGAAATCCGTTTTACTACAAGGTACTTTTGAAGAACTTTCAAGTATTGATGCAAAGCATATGCTACATGAATTCTCCGTGGGCGTTAAAAAGGTAATTTCAGATAATTATGGGGAACACCCTAAATACATAAGTGAGTTTTCTGCAAAAATCGATGCCGAGGATACCCCTATTATCTTTCGAATTCATATTAATGAAATTACGGGTAAAATAAGGCAAACCATTAAATAA
- a CDS encoding sigma-70 family RNA polymerase sigma factor codes for MEAVIKDIRILMKTTYTRLVSLKKEQNPELFNTELLKVLPNIYKYVSKRLNSAVANGKLNKGMFNPNDFTDQLFIEVYEHMDEINGANELHTFLFKTVDQLLEDSLLEEEFDHVFFDNIDTYSKPEWDAMEEQYSRDGDGDFVMLEEMDDSSLNKQNYTLDHVFITEEEKELAEKLDASLKEDRISNHVEFVLNKMDLPMRTIFQLYTKQGFTLTEIADIREVSLTKVEEILSKARELVKNSFENRFLL; via the coding sequence ATGGAAGCAGTAATAAAGGATATACGAATACTAATGAAAACAACATATACTCGATTGGTTTCCCTTAAAAAAGAGCAAAATCCGGAGCTATTTAATACAGAGTTGTTGAAAGTTTTACCAAATATTTACAAGTACGTGTCAAAGCGATTAAATAGTGCCGTAGCAAATGGAAAGTTAAATAAGGGTATGTTTAACCCTAATGATTTTACGGATCAACTATTCATTGAGGTTTATGAGCATATGGATGAGATAAATGGAGCAAACGAGTTACATACTTTTCTTTTTAAAACGGTAGATCAATTATTAGAGGATAGTTTACTCGAGGAGGAGTTTGATCATGTGTTTTTTGATAATATAGATACCTATTCTAAGCCAGAATGGGATGCTATGGAAGAGCAGTATAGTAGAGATGGCGATGGAGATTTCGTCATGTTAGAAGAAATGGACGATAGCTCGCTAAATAAACAAAACTATACACTCGATCATGTTTTTATTACGGAAGAAGAAAAAGAACTTGCTGAAAAATTAGATGCTTCTTTGAAAGAAGATCGTATATCAAACCATGTGGAGTTTGTGCTAAATAAAATGGATTTACCAATGCGGACTATTTTTCAACTTTATACGAAACAAGGGTTTACTTTAACAGAAATAGCTGATATTCGGGAAGTTTCACTTACCAAAGTAGAAGAAATTTTATCTAAAGCTCGTGAATTAGTAAAAAATAGTTTTGAAAACAGATTTCTACTTTAA